The following proteins come from a genomic window of Terribacillus aidingensis:
- a CDS encoding polysaccharide deacetylase family protein produces MHRIIIHLVVFITLLFLLIDSGHMPFQAASVNHHPVFSDIAVRADEQELRQEIEAVREEVEQPAENARIDKIWKKVPGKAGIKVDVDASLEKMKKAGIFDRELLVVEEVEPEITLDELPASPIYRAREDQEQVALLINVSWGEDHIPAILQTLKDANAKANFFIEGKWAKEHNQLVEMIKEEGHVIGNHAYNHPDMSRMSETDSAEQISQTNEIIHAITGDKPVYFAPPSGSFNDGTIQAANEQGMETILWSVDTIDWQKPTVPVMMKRVTEKLHPGAFILMHPTPVVEAGLADMLKAINEKGYSVSTLDTILNEGR; encoded by the coding sequence CTGGTCGTATTTATCACACTGCTGTTTCTGCTCATCGATAGCGGGCATATGCCTTTTCAGGCAGCGTCTGTCAACCATCATCCAGTTTTTTCTGATATAGCAGTACGAGCAGATGAACAGGAACTGCGGCAGGAAATCGAAGCGGTGCGCGAAGAAGTCGAACAGCCGGCTGAAAACGCGCGAATCGATAAGATATGGAAAAAGGTGCCTGGAAAGGCTGGCATCAAAGTAGATGTCGACGCTTCTTTGGAAAAGATGAAGAAGGCAGGTATATTCGATCGGGAACTGCTTGTAGTGGAAGAAGTCGAACCTGAAATCACACTTGATGAGCTGCCGGCATCGCCAATATACCGTGCCAGGGAGGATCAGGAACAGGTCGCCTTATTGATCAATGTTTCCTGGGGGGAAGACCATATTCCTGCAATTCTGCAGACATTGAAGGATGCAAATGCCAAGGCCAATTTCTTTATCGAAGGTAAATGGGCGAAAGAGCATAACCAGCTAGTCGAGATGATTAAAGAAGAAGGACATGTAATCGGGAACCATGCATATAACCATCCTGATATGAGTCGAATGAGCGAGACTGATTCGGCAGAACAGATAAGCCAAACAAATGAAATCATTCACGCGATAACAGGTGACAAACCAGTCTATTTTGCACCGCCAAGCGGGAGCTTTAATGATGGGACAATACAGGCTGCCAATGAACAGGGGATGGAGACGATTCTATGGTCTGTCGATACCATTGATTGGCAAAAACCGACAGTTCCTGTTATGATGAAACGCGTGACCGAAAAACTGCATCCTGGAGCTTTCATCTTGATGCATCCTACTCCTGTTGTGGAGGCTGGATTAGCTGATATGTTAAAAGCCATTAATGAAAAAGGGTACAGTGTATCGACTTTGGATACGATATTGAATGAAGGAAGATAA
- a CDS encoding pitrilysin family protein, with protein MLQTHTCKNGLRVVVENMPSVRSVTIGIWILTGSRNEEEKNNGLSHFLEHMFFKGTKNRSAKELAEAFDAIGGMVNAFTSKEYTCYYAKVLDTHKEYALEVLADMFFESQFAQEEIVKEQKVVLEEIKMAEDTPDDIIHDWLAEAAYGKHPLGLPILGTESTLMSFTSESVRNYKESHYVPEKMVISVAGNVDESFIKTVEDQFGTFQAESAHKALDVPPFTPNTISRSKETEQAHLTIGYQGLELDDPASYSLMVVNNVLGGSMSSRLFQDVREEKGLAYSVYSYHSTYLDSGMLTIYAGTGKEQLDELQETIRLTLEKLKADGITDKEFRNTKEQLKGNYMLGLESTNSRMSRNGRNELLLGKHPSLNELIEKIDNVTMDDVNAVIQKIFGKEQARAIVAPK; from the coding sequence TTGCTGCAGACGCACACTTGCAAAAATGGACTACGAGTTGTAGTAGAAAACATGCCATCGGTACGTTCCGTTACGATCGGCATTTGGATTTTGACTGGTTCACGAAATGAAGAAGAGAAGAATAACGGTTTGTCACACTTTTTAGAGCATATGTTTTTCAAAGGAACGAAAAATCGATCCGCCAAAGAACTAGCGGAAGCTTTCGATGCCATCGGAGGCATGGTCAATGCTTTCACCTCTAAAGAGTATACATGCTATTATGCGAAAGTGTTGGATACACATAAGGAATACGCACTGGAAGTCCTAGCTGACATGTTCTTTGAATCACAATTTGCACAAGAGGAAATTGTGAAAGAGCAGAAAGTTGTTTTAGAAGAGATCAAAATGGCAGAAGATACGCCGGATGATATTATCCACGACTGGCTGGCAGAAGCTGCTTACGGAAAACATCCGCTTGGATTGCCTATACTCGGTACAGAAAGCACACTAATGAGTTTTACAAGTGAGTCAGTAAGGAATTACAAAGAGTCTCATTATGTGCCGGAGAAGATGGTTATTTCTGTAGCTGGAAATGTGGATGAATCTTTCATCAAGACTGTAGAAGACCAGTTTGGAACATTCCAAGCTGAATCTGCCCATAAAGCGCTTGATGTACCGCCATTTACACCAAATACGATCAGCCGATCCAAGGAAACCGAACAAGCTCATTTAACGATTGGGTATCAAGGTTTGGAACTGGACGATCCGGCTAGCTATAGTCTGATGGTTGTGAACAATGTACTGGGCGGCAGCATGAGCTCAAGATTATTCCAGGATGTGCGAGAAGAGAAAGGTTTGGCTTATTCGGTGTATTCCTACCATAGTACGTACCTGGACAGCGGCATGCTGACTATCTATGCTGGAACGGGTAAAGAACAGCTGGATGAGCTTCAGGAAACGATCCGTTTGACGTTGGAAAAACTGAAGGCTGACGGCATCACTGACAAAGAGTTCCGCAATACGAAAGAGCAGCTGAAAGGGAATTATATGCTTGGGCTGGAAAGTACGAACAGCAGAATGAGCCGAAATGGCCGTAATGAATTGCTGCTCGGCAAGCACCCTTCCTTGAATGAATTGATTGAGAAAATCGATAATGTGACGATGGATGATGTCAATGCTGTCATCCAGAAGATATTCGGCAAGGAACAAGCAAGAGCGATTGTTGCACCAAAATAA
- a CDS encoding YlmC/YmxH family sporulation protein — MRFKDIGDKEIIDVNNGERLGVLGQTDIEFNPVTGKIDAFLIPNYKWFGLRKEGSDNRIAWEEIQTIGKHMILIRT, encoded by the coding sequence TTGCGTTTCAAGGACATAGGTGATAAAGAGATCATTGATGTGAACAACGGCGAGCGTTTAGGTGTGCTTGGTCAGACTGATATAGAGTTCAACCCTGTCACAGGAAAAATCGATGCATTTCTCATACCGAATTACAAATGGTTCGGGTTGCGCAAGGAAGGCAGCGATAATCGCATTGCCTGGGAGGAAATCCAGACAATCGGAAAACATATGATTTTAATACGGACGTAA